One Streptomyces sp. RPA4-2 genomic window carries:
- a CDS encoding maleylpyruvate isomerase N-terminal domain-containing protein — protein MSDRADQTIAALRGGHDYLTSVVHGLATADLTRRSGASEWDVSQVLSHLGSGAEIGRASLEGALNGTGPRDGDFNKSVWARWDAMSPAERAEGFVDANERLVRGYEALDTRVREELRVELGFLPAPVDVATLAGLRLSEFAHHTWDVEVAFDPTAALLPVATEPLLAQAGLLIGFLGKADALGGRHARIAVRTVSPVRAFGLDLGDSVALVDEPAEPDAVLSAPAEWWLRLVTGRHAPAHTPAGVNLKGDALTLDDLRRVFPGF, from the coding sequence ATGAGCGACCGTGCCGACCAGACCATCGCCGCGCTGCGCGGCGGACACGACTACCTGACCTCCGTGGTGCACGGGCTCGCCACCGCCGACCTCACCCGGCGCTCGGGCGCGTCGGAGTGGGACGTCTCCCAGGTCCTCAGCCACCTGGGCAGCGGCGCGGAGATCGGCCGCGCCTCGCTGGAGGGCGCGCTGAACGGCACCGGACCGCGCGACGGCGACTTCAACAAGTCGGTGTGGGCCCGCTGGGACGCGATGTCCCCGGCCGAGCGCGCCGAGGGCTTCGTGGACGCCAACGAGCGACTCGTGCGCGGTTACGAGGCGCTGGACACCCGGGTCCGGGAGGAACTCCGCGTGGAGCTCGGCTTCCTGCCGGCACCCGTGGACGTCGCGACGCTGGCGGGCCTTCGGCTCAGCGAGTTCGCCCACCACACCTGGGACGTCGAGGTGGCCTTCGACCCGACGGCGGCGTTGCTGCCGGTGGCGACCGAGCCGCTCCTGGCCCAGGCCGGTCTGCTCATAGGGTTCCTCGGCAAGGCCGACGCCCTGGGCGGTCGCCACGCCCGTATCGCGGTACGGACGGTGTCTCCGGTGCGTGCGTTCGGGCTCGACCTGGGTGACTCGGTCGCGCTCGTCGACGAGCCCGCCGAGCCCGACGCCGTGCTGAGCGCCCCGGCCGAGTGGTGGCTGCGGCTCGTCACCGGCCGCCACGCCCCCGCCCACACCCCGGCCGGGGTGAACCTGAAGGGAGACGCCCTCACACTGGACGATCTGCGACGCGTCTTCCCCGGCTTCTGA
- a CDS encoding MarR family winged helix-turn-helix transcriptional regulator: MADFLAPADLPEHESGSEDGLLPTELRSWMRLLAAAGAIEQQLRARVKDALGVSHDEFLVLCLLADQPGSSLRMTQIAELLGRPKTRLTYQVACLQHAGLITRRSACGDKRGIEVALTEKARTLLRESSRPLADAVSQAIARTACAQRYEQLHDLLPPAEAPGHGS; this comes from the coding sequence ATGGCCGACTTTCTCGCCCCCGCTGACCTGCCCGAACACGAGTCGGGCAGCGAAGACGGCCTGCTGCCGACCGAGCTGCGGTCCTGGATGCGGCTGCTGGCGGCGGCCGGGGCGATCGAGCAGCAGTTGCGCGCTCGCGTCAAGGACGCCCTCGGTGTCTCGCACGACGAGTTCCTGGTGCTGTGCCTGCTGGCCGACCAGCCCGGATCCAGCCTCCGCATGACACAGATCGCCGAGCTGCTGGGCCGCCCCAAGACACGGCTGACCTATCAGGTGGCCTGTCTGCAGCACGCGGGACTGATCACGCGGCGCTCGGCGTGCGGGGACAAGAGGGGTATCGAGGTGGCGCTCACGGAGAAGGCGCGCACACTGCTGCGCGAGTCCTCGCGCCCGCTGGCCGACGCCGTCTCACAGGCCATCGCCCGAACGGCCTGCGCGCAGCGGTACGAGCAGCTGCACGACTTGTTGCCGCCCGCCGAGGCCCCCGGCCACGGGTCGTGA
- a CDS encoding YceI family protein, which translates to MTVAVETGLWQLDPARTSVVIRHKTMWGLVTVKGDFAAVTGEGEVQADGTARGTVTLDVASLDTKNGKRDKHLRSADLFDVERHPTITFAVDNAVVAQNDTVEVTGQLTVRGITRPQPLVARVTAASAEDVTLAAEFTVDRDQFDMGWNQLGMLRGLTTVVGTLVFTRVKG; encoded by the coding sequence ATGACCGTCGCCGTCGAAACCGGCCTGTGGCAGCTCGACCCCGCCCGCACCAGCGTCGTCATCCGGCACAAGACGATGTGGGGTCTGGTCACGGTGAAGGGCGACTTCGCCGCTGTCACCGGGGAGGGCGAGGTGCAGGCCGACGGGACCGCCCGCGGCACCGTCACCCTGGACGTGGCGTCTCTCGACACCAAGAACGGCAAGCGTGACAAGCACCTCCGCTCGGCCGACCTCTTCGACGTGGAGCGGCACCCCACGATCACCTTCGCGGTGGACAACGCGGTCGTCGCCCAGAACGACACCGTCGAGGTCACCGGGCAGCTGACCGTGCGCGGCATCACCCGGCCGCAGCCCCTCGTCGCCCGGGTCACCGCGGCGAGCGCCGAAGACGTCACCCTCGCCGCGGAGTTCACCGTGGACCGCGACCAGTTCGACATGGGCTGGAACCAGCTGGGCATGCTCCGCGGCCTGACCACCGTCGTCGGCACACTCGTCTTCACCCGCGTCAAGGGCTGA
- a CDS encoding glutathione S-transferase C-terminal domain-containing protein — MPETVSLSPTAATSHHCASASPAAGALVAAAPRGAAPSRGHRIRSRIGVGPAGGFYPAPHRYQLYLSEGCPRSLRISITLGLLGLRDSVTSTLLTGPSGTPDACAALRAAYEATWHHYDGPLTAPALCDRWSGRVVSNHTPDILRDLGELPGCRDGNGLPRLHPPFLAADIDTFRVFLDRNLTPAAGSTARSAALDSLDRQLASNQHALGDELTAADVDLWVALTSLGTEDVLSPYGRLRDYVRRLGARPAFHEAVRRV, encoded by the coding sequence ATGCCCGAGACAGTCTCGCTCAGTCCGACCGCCGCCACCTCCCACCACTGCGCCTCGGCCTCGCCTGCCGCGGGAGCGCTTGTCGCCGCGGCCCCTCGGGGTGCGGCCCCCTCGCGTGGACACCGCATCCGCAGTCGCATCGGTGTCGGTCCGGCAGGCGGCTTCTATCCCGCGCCGCACCGGTATCAGCTGTACCTCTCCGAGGGCTGTCCGCGCTCGCTGCGCATCTCGATCACCCTCGGCCTGCTGGGGCTGCGCGACTCGGTCACCAGCACGCTCCTGACGGGGCCCTCCGGGACGCCGGACGCCTGCGCCGCGCTGCGGGCCGCGTACGAGGCCACCTGGCACCACTACGACGGTCCGCTCACCGCGCCGGCGCTGTGCGACCGCTGGAGCGGACGCGTCGTCAGCAATCACACCCCCGACATCCTGCGCGACCTCGGCGAACTCCCAGGCTGCCGCGACGGCAACGGACTCCCGCGGCTGCACCCGCCGTTCCTCGCCGCGGACATCGACACCTTCCGCGTCTTCCTGGACCGGAACCTCACTCCGGCCGCCGGGTCGACGGCGCGGTCCGCCGCGCTCGACTCGCTCGATCGCCAACTCGCGTCGAACCAGCATGCGTTGGGCGACGAGTTGACGGCCGCCGACGTCGACCTGTGGGTGGCCCTCACCAGCCTCGGCACGGAGGACGTCCTCTCCCCGTACGGCCGTCTGCGGGACTACGTCCGCCGGCTAGGCGCCCGTCCGGCCTTCCACGAAGCCGTGCGCCGGGTCTGA
- a CDS encoding putative leader peptide, whose translation MTGKGTNGLTRRLHIDLLRVSSAY comes from the coding sequence ATGACCGGAAAGGGCACGAACGGTCTGACCAGGCGCCTGCACATCGATCTGCTGCGGGTCTCCAGCGCCTACTAG
- a CDS encoding amino acid ABC transporter permease, with protein MSESLGSAVPLGTAEPPPAPVAEPRPYAAQRVLPLRRPGRWIVSAVVLVLVAQVVHGLATNPFFQWDRFQYWFLRPTILDGLLITLEVTLYSAVSGLLGGILLALARLSRSPVLRAVSWVYIWLFRSVPLIVVLLFLYNFSALYRTLSLGVPFGPAFLTFDESRLATDMVVAVVGLSLNEAAYAAEVVRGGILSVDQGQHEAASALGLPKGYQFTRIVFPQALRSITPNYVNQLIGLIKGTSLVFYVSLLDLFGSVQSMGSTYPGDIVPLLLVATVWYLILTSVVSVVQFYVERYYSRGALRTLPPTPLQRLRTGLRDLRDRARKEAAL; from the coding sequence ATGAGTGAATCCCTCGGCTCCGCCGTGCCGTTGGGCACGGCGGAACCACCTCCCGCTCCCGTGGCCGAACCGAGGCCGTACGCCGCGCAGCGGGTGCTGCCGCTGCGCCGGCCGGGCCGCTGGATCGTCTCGGCGGTCGTGCTGGTCCTGGTCGCCCAGGTCGTCCACGGCCTGGCCACCAACCCGTTCTTCCAGTGGGACAGGTTCCAGTACTGGTTCCTGCGTCCCACGATCCTCGACGGCCTGCTCATCACCCTCGAAGTGACCCTCTACAGCGCCGTGTCGGGACTGCTGGGCGGCATCCTGCTCGCGCTCGCACGGCTCTCCCGGAGTCCGGTGCTGCGTGCCGTGAGCTGGGTCTACATCTGGTTGTTCCGGTCGGTGCCGCTGATCGTCGTCCTGCTCTTCCTCTACAACTTCTCCGCGCTCTACCGGACGCTGAGCCTCGGCGTGCCGTTCGGCCCCGCCTTCCTCACGTTCGACGAGTCCCGGCTCGCCACGGACATGGTCGTCGCGGTCGTCGGACTGAGCCTCAACGAAGCGGCGTACGCGGCCGAAGTGGTACGCGGCGGCATCCTCTCCGTCGACCAGGGCCAGCACGAGGCGGCCTCCGCGCTGGGTCTGCCGAAGGGCTACCAGTTCACGAGGATCGTGTTCCCGCAGGCCCTGCGCTCCATCACCCCCAACTACGTCAACCAGTTGATCGGCCTGATCAAGGGCACCTCGCTGGTCTTCTACGTCTCCCTGCTCGACCTGTTCGGCTCGGTGCAGAGCATGGGCAGCACCTACCCCGGCGACATCGTGCCGCTGCTGCTGGTCGCCACCGTCTGGTACCTGATCCTCACGAGCGTCGTGTCGGTCGTCCAGTTCTACGTCGAGCGGTACTACTCGCGGGGCGCGCTGCGCACCCTGCCGCCCACCCCGCTGCAGAGACTCCGCACCGGTCTGCGCGACCTGCGGGACCGTGCCCGGAAGGAGGCGGCCCTGTGA
- a CDS encoding amino acid ABC transporter ATP-binding protein produces the protein MTAEVTEQPDVRPAAVEVHDVHKWYGTQRVLDGVELTVRPGEVTVVLGPSGSGKSTLLRVINHLEKPEIGHVSLNGEPIGVRRHGGRLKELSERAILAQRSRIGFVFQNFNLFPHLTVLDNVAAAPVATGRLSKPEARELARTLLGRVGLADRTAAFPRQLSGGQQQRVAIARALALRPGVILFDEPTSALDPELVGEVLAVIKDLATSGTTLLIVTHEIGFAREVADRVVFMDAGRIVEQGPPAQVLDHPAHERTRDFLSKVL, from the coding sequence GTGACCGCCGAGGTGACGGAGCAGCCCGACGTCCGGCCCGCGGCGGTCGAGGTCCATGACGTGCACAAGTGGTACGGGACTCAACGTGTCCTGGACGGCGTGGAGTTGACCGTCCGGCCCGGTGAGGTCACCGTCGTCCTCGGACCGTCCGGCTCCGGCAAGTCCACGCTCCTCAGGGTGATCAACCACCTGGAGAAGCCCGAGATCGGCCATGTCAGCCTGAACGGCGAGCCGATCGGCGTACGACGGCACGGCGGGCGGCTCAAGGAACTGAGCGAGCGGGCCATCCTCGCCCAGCGCAGCCGGATCGGCTTCGTCTTCCAGAACTTCAACCTGTTCCCGCACCTGACGGTGCTCGACAACGTGGCGGCCGCGCCCGTCGCCACCGGGCGGCTGAGCAAGCCCGAAGCGCGGGAACTGGCGCGCACCCTGCTGGGCCGGGTCGGGCTCGCCGACAGAACCGCCGCCTTTCCCCGGCAGCTGTCGGGCGGCCAGCAGCAGAGAGTGGCCATCGCCCGCGCTCTCGCGCTGCGGCCCGGAGTCATCCTCTTCGACGAACCCACCTCCGCCCTCGACCCCGAACTGGTCGGTGAGGTCCTCGCCGTCATCAAGGACCTGGCCACCAGCGGCACCACCCTCCTCATCGTCACCCACGAGATCGGCTTCGCCCGCGAGGTCGCCGACCGGGTGGTCTTCATGGACGCCGGCCGGATCGTCGAACAGGGGCCGCCCGCCCAGGTGCTGGACCACCCGGCACACGAGCGGACCAGGGACTTCCTGAGCAAGGTGCTCTGA
- a CDS encoding ABC transporter substrate-binding protein: MRTRTDARTTPRSRTLRTGLLRGLAVSTAVATLATGLAACGGESDAATTTGDAAPGTVTLGALSNGAAQQADLKVPEVKSISAELPKSVARSGKLVIGVGALPAGFPPLAYVGQDQKTLTGAEPDLGRLVAAVLGLKPEVKNSTWENLFVGIDSGRVDIAFSNVTDTEERKKKYEFASYRQDNLAFEVRKKSSWNFGGDYRNLAGRTVAVSAGTNQEKILLEWKAKLAKEGEKLNVKYYQDNNATALALSSGKIDASFGPNPGIAYHITQTAKSPEPTRNAGTFSGAGATLQGLIAATAKKDSGLAAPVADAINHLIKNGQYAKWLAAWNLSNEAVDTSRVNPPGLPLDNS, translated from the coding sequence ATGCGCACCCGTACCGATGCCCGTACCACTCCCCGTAGTCGCACCCTCCGCACCGGACTCCTCCGTGGCCTGGCCGTGTCCACCGCGGTCGCCACCCTCGCCACCGGGCTCGCCGCGTGCGGGGGCGAGAGCGACGCCGCCACCACGACCGGCGACGCGGCCCCCGGCACCGTCACCCTGGGCGCGCTGTCCAACGGCGCCGCACAGCAGGCCGATCTCAAGGTGCCCGAGGTCAAGTCCATCAGCGCCGAACTGCCCAAGTCGGTGGCCAGGAGCGGCAAGCTGGTCATCGGAGTGGGCGCGCTGCCCGCCGGGTTCCCGCCGCTGGCGTACGTGGGGCAGGACCAGAAGACCCTCACCGGCGCCGAACCCGACCTCGGCCGGCTGGTCGCCGCGGTCCTCGGCCTGAAGCCGGAGGTCAAGAACTCGACCTGGGAGAACCTTTTCGTCGGCATCGACAGCGGCAGGGTCGACATCGCCTTCTCGAACGTCACCGACACCGAGGAACGCAAGAAGAAGTACGAGTTCGCCTCCTACCGGCAGGACAACCTCGCCTTCGAGGTGCGCAAGAAGAGCAGCTGGAACTTCGGCGGCGACTACCGGAACCTGGCCGGCCGGACCGTCGCGGTGAGCGCCGGGACCAACCAGGAGAAGATCCTGCTGGAGTGGAAGGCGAAGCTGGCGAAGGAGGGCGAGAAGCTCAACGTCAAGTACTACCAGGACAACAACGCCACGGCCCTCGCGCTGTCCAGCGGGAAGATCGACGCTTCCTTCGGGCCCAACCCCGGTATCGCGTACCACATCACCCAGACGGCGAAGTCTCCCGAACCGACGCGCAACGCGGGCACGTTCTCCGGGGCGGGCGCGACGCTCCAGGGTCTGATCGCCGCCACCGCGAAGAAGGACAGCGGGCTGGCCGCGCCGGTCGCCGACGCCATCAACCACCTGATCAAGAACGGTCAGTACGCCAAGTGGCTCGCCGCGTGGAACCTCTCCAACGAGGCCGTCGACACCTCCCGGGTCAACCCGCCGGGGCTGCCGCTCGACAACTCCTGA
- a CDS encoding GNAT family N-acetyltransferase, with protein MASPARPAPSRGPVAPHLLDNAAWAALTGPHAPFAERLGRAARYPVDVSPFTALADPADPRAWTDLATLVGPGTVTPVTGAGSAPDGWRTVRSGQGVQLVDTGLRAEPAPDAVRLGPDDVPEILDLIALTEPGPFLPRTIALGTYLGIRHRGRLIAMAGERLRPPGWTEISAVCTAPDHRGKGLATRLVRAVAAGIRKRGDTPFLHAAATNTGAIRLYESIGFTPRRRTDFLLVRTPGAEPEQTAPAVRCG; from the coding sequence ATGGCATCCCCCGCCCGGCCGGCCCCGTCCCGGGGCCCGGTCGCACCGCACCTCCTCGACAACGCCGCGTGGGCCGCGCTGACCGGCCCGCACGCCCCCTTCGCCGAGCGCCTCGGACGCGCAGCCCGCTACCCCGTCGACGTCTCCCCGTTCACCGCCCTCGCCGACCCCGCCGACCCGCGCGCCTGGACGGACCTGGCGACGCTCGTCGGCCCGGGAACCGTCACCCCCGTGACGGGCGCCGGGTCCGCCCCCGACGGCTGGCGGACCGTCCGCAGCGGCCAAGGGGTGCAACTGGTCGACACAGGGCTGCGCGCCGAACCCGCACCCGACGCGGTGCGCCTCGGGCCCGACGACGTGCCGGAGATCCTGGACCTGATCGCCCTGACCGAACCCGGCCCCTTCCTCCCGCGCACCATCGCGCTCGGCACCTACCTCGGTATCCGCCACCGCGGCCGCCTGATCGCCATGGCCGGGGAACGCCTGCGCCCGCCCGGCTGGACGGAGATCAGCGCGGTCTGCACCGCCCCCGACCACCGGGGCAAGGGCCTGGCCACCCGGCTGGTCCGAGCGGTCGCGGCCGGCATCAGGAAGCGCGGGGACACCCCGTTCCTCCACGCCGCCGCCACGAACACCGGCGCGATCCGGCTCTACGAGTCGATCGGCTTCACCCCGCGCCGCCGCACGGACTTCCTCCTGGTCCGAACTCCGGGCGCCGAGCCGGAACAGACGGCGCCGGCGGTCCGTTGTGGTTGA
- a CDS encoding putative leader peptide, with protein MTDVPVLSAPRVMVLTPRRRVHLYSRPHIDLQRVAGALCRP; from the coding sequence GTGACGGACGTGCCGGTCCTGTCCGCACCCCGCGTCATGGTGCTCACCCCACGCCGCCGTGTCCATCTGTACTCCCGGCCGCACATCGATCTCCAGCGCGTGGCCGGCGCGCTCTGTCGTCCCTGA